A stretch of the Dioscorea cayenensis subsp. rotundata cultivar TDr96_F1 chromosome 4, TDr96_F1_v2_PseudoChromosome.rev07_lg8_w22 25.fasta, whole genome shotgun sequence genome encodes the following:
- the LOC120259104 gene encoding pentatricopeptide repeat-containing protein OTP51, chloroplastic-like, which produces MVQQHWFHFDFALATKLADHLGKDRKFAKCREMFDAIISHGRVPSESTFHILTVAYLSAPVQGCLDEVCTIYNRMIQLGGYRPRLSLHNSLFRALVSKPGGLSKHYLKQAEFIYHQLVTLELEVHKDIYAGLIWLHSYQDNIDRERITALREEMQCAGIEESRDVLISLMRAFSKEGDVDETERAWLKLIDSGGIAPFQAFVYRIELYAKIGEPMKSLKIFKGMKEKGISINVAVYNKIIEVMSEVPEVEIVEELVDELINSGMKPLTSAFLDLLKMYLNLGVHDKLEVSFANCLERCRPNRSIYYIYLKSLVGNGNLEKAEEIFYEMHTNPAIGIHAQSCNTILGAYLSSGDFVKAEKIYDLMCQKKYDIEPQYMEKLDYILSLKRKVIKRPVSMKLDPEQREILMGLLIGGLRIQSDEEWRNHAIYFEFNGNSNVHSLLKIHIHERFYEWLKSSNESANRDNDIPDRFSTIAHSYFGFFADQFWLKGRPVIPKLIHRWLSPRVLAYWYMYGGFRTSSGDILLKLKGGNQEDLKRIAKVFQAKSLTCKVKRKGRVFWIGFQGDNAVWFWKLTEPYILENVREFLTPESDSMRNEPKGDLFTDFDSESDNDELPSL; this is translated from the coding sequence ATGGTCCAGCAGCATTGGTTCCATTTTGATTTTGCCCTTGCAACCAAGCTTGCAGATCACCTGGGCAAAGACAGGAAATTTGCGAAATGCAGGGAGATGTTTGATGCAATAATTAGTCATGGTCGTGTGCCCAGTGAATCCACGTTCCATATCCTCACTGTTGCTTACCTTAGTGCACCAGTGCAAGGCTGCCTTGATGAGGTGTGTACTATCTATAATCGGATGATTCAGTTGGGGGGTTACAGGCCAAGACTCAGTTTGCATAATTCTCTCTTTCGCGCTCTTGTTAGTAAGCCTGGGGGGCTGTCCAAGCACTATCTTAAGCAGGCTGAATTTATCTATCATCAGCTTGTGACATTGGAGCTCGAGGTGCACAAAGATATATATGCTGGGTTGATTTGGCTCCATAGTTATCAAGATAATATTGATCGAGAAAGAATCACAGCTCTGAGGGAAGAGATGCAGTGTGCAGGAATTGAAGAAAGCAGGGATGTCTTAATTTCACTCATGAGGGCATTCTCCAAGGAGGGAGATGTGGATGAAACAGAACGAGCATGGCTCAAACTTATTGATTCTGGTGGAATCGCGCCTTTTCAAGCCTTTGTTTACCGAATTGAGTTATATGCGAAGATTGGGGAACCAATGAAATCTCTTAAGATATTCAAGGGGATGAAGGAGAAAGGCATTTCTATCAATGTTGCtgtatataataaaatcattgaGGTCATGTCGGAAGTTCCAGAGGTTGAGATTGTGGAAGAACTTGTTGACGAACTAATTAACAGTGGTATGAAGCCTCTAACATCCGCTTTTCTAGATCTGTTGAAAATGTATTTAAATTTAGGTGTGCATGATAAATTGGAAGTATCATTCGCTAATTGCCTTGAGAGATGTCGCCCCAACCGAAGTATTTATTATATCTACTTGAAATCATTAGTAGGAAATGGTAATCTTGAAAAGGCTGAGGAAATCTTTTATGAGATGCACACAAATCCTGCGATTGGTATTCATGCACAATCATGCAACACTATCTTAGGGGCTTATCTTTCTTCAGGAGACTTTGTCAAGGCCGAAAAGATATATGATTTGATGTGTCAGAAGAAATATGACATTGAACCTCAGTACATGGAAAAACTTGATTATATTCTCAGCCTCAAGCGGAAAGTAATTAAGAGGCCGGTAAGCATGAAACTTGACCCTGAACAACGGGAGATTTTGATGGGCTTGCTGATAGGTGGTCTTCGGATACAATCAGATGAGGAGTGGAGGAACCATGCAATCTATTTTGAGTTCAATGGGAATTCTAATGTTCATTCACTTTTGAAAATACACATTCATGAAAGGTTTTATGAATGGTTaaaatcttcaaatgagtcagcTAATAGGGACAATGACATACCTGACCGATTTTCAACAATTGCACACTCCTATTTTGGTTTTTTCGCAGATCAGTTCTGGCTAAAAGGCAGACCAGTGATCCCAAAGCTCATCCATCGTTGGCTATCACCACGTGTTCTAGCTTACTGGTACATGTATGGGGGTTTCAGAACCTCCTCAGGTGATATTCTGCTCAAGCTGAAGGGCGGGAATCAGGAGGATTTAAAGAGAATTGCCAAGGTTTTCCAAGCAAAATCCTTGACATGCAAAGTGAAGAGAAAGGGGAGAGTGTTCTGGATAGGATTCCAAGGAGATAATGCAGTTTGGTTTTGGAAACTGACAGAACCTTACATTTTGGAGAATGTTAGAGAGTTTTTGACACCTGAGAGTGATTCAATGAGAAATGAACCCAAAGGAGACCTCTTTACTGATTTTGATAGTGAATCTGATAATGATGAACTACCATCCCTTTAG
- the LOC120258076 gene encoding uncharacterized protein LOC120258076 isoform X3 gives MEEEDGSPNSLSKSQNQSHSQGGTTERNMKKKKNKKHSLPLRMFISVDGDDVVRPDCPNASNPFHKCADYCSLRTSDQAKKQEGSKGVKKVVEARRHVDPNCRHASNPYHSCGPYCYEDEGESSYSSYSSSSFRQLKGEKKEEVKKTGDVDPMCKNASNPFHKCSDYCFRGSTDERKESVKDVGKGRDGDETKSNGNLNCPNASNPFHVCGSYCLPVIPKKGQNKGNIKKPTESSNCKYASNPFHNCSEFCSSGEGGFVPKKPEKRNVYSNPEKVSVKTDETVEVSTEAVKVSEKKPISRNSSTSCSESSKEHFQSFYEQELLERFGILRGNEDDLVETEKREMHLKHIDSFDLNHQFIAHCRQSNHEDFYQFEKEKSMGDWQMQDNQWINTCNSDGKISAYCLQKPSHESNQSEDGKTVIPSSSTIRFALLLLSVLYYIAHVIITGGVAMDQNTSRSKERKDEKTRCNVNCFDEMNRDM, from the exons ATGGAGGAAGAGGATGGTAGCCCAAACTCTCTTTCTAAATCTCAAAATCAATCTCACTCCCAAGGAGGAACAACAGAGAggaacatgaagaagaagaagaacaagaagcatagTCTTCCTCTGAGGATGTTTATTTCAGTGGATGGAGATGATGTGGTGCGCCCTGACTGTCCTAATGCTTCCAATCCTTTCCACAAGTGTGCAGACTACTGTTCCTTGAGAACTTCTGACCAAGCTAAGAAACAGG AAGGAAGCAAGGGAGTGAAAAAGGTGGTGGAAGCAAGGAGGCATGTAGATCCAAACTGCAGACATGCATCAAATCCTTATCATTCATGTGGTCCATATTGTTATGAAGATGAAGGAGAGAGTTCATATAGTTCTTattcctcttcatcttttcGTCAATTAAAAG gggagaagaaggaagaggTAAAGAAGACTGGAGATGTGGATCCTATGTGTAAAAATGCATCTAATCCTTTTCACAAGTGTTCTGATTATTGCTTCAGAGGCAGCACAG ATGAAAGGAAGGAAAGTGTAAAGGATGTTGGAAAGGGGAGAGATGGAGATGAGACTAAAAGTAATGGGAATCTGAATTGTCCTAATGCATCCAATCCATTCCATGTTTGTGGGAGTTATTGCCTGCCAGTGATCCCAAAGAAAGGCCAGAACAAGGGAAATATAAAGAAGCCAACAGAGAGCTCAAACTGTAAATATGCTTCAAATCCTTTTCACAACTGTTCTGAATTCTGCTCCTCAg GGGAAGGAGGTTTTGTTCCaaagaaaccagagaaaaggAATGTCTATTCCAATCCTGAAAAAGTTTCAGTAAAAACTGATGAAACAG TAGAAGTAAGCACTGAAGCAGTGAAGGTCTCTGAGAAGAAGCCAATCAGCAGAAATTCATCTACTTCATGTTCTGAAAGCAGCAAGGAACATTTTCAGAGTTTTTATGAACAGGAATTACTAGAGAGAT TTGGGATTTTGAGAGGCAATGAGGATGATTTGGTGGAAACTGAGAAGAGGGAAATGCACCTTAAGCACATTGACTCCTTTGATTTAAACCATCAATTCATAGCACATTGCAGACAGAGCAATCATGAAGATTTCTACCAATTTGAGAaag AGAAGAGCATGGGAGATTGGCAAATGCAGGATAATCAGTGGATTAATACTTGCAATTCAGACGGTAAAATTTCTGCATATTGCCTTCAAAAACCCTCCCATGAGAGTAACCAATCTGAGGATGGGAAGACTGTGATACCTTCTTCATCAACAATTCGCTTTGCATTGCTGCTACTTTCAGTCTTATATTACATTGCCCATGTTATTATCACTGGAGGTGTGGCAATGGACCAAAATACATCCAGAAGTAAAGAGAGGAAGGATGAAAAGACAAGATGCAACGTGAATTGTTTTGATGAAATGAATAGAGATATGTAA
- the LOC120258076 gene encoding uncharacterized protein LOC120258076 isoform X1 yields the protein MEEEDGSPNSLSKSQNQSHSQGGTTERNMKKKKNKKHSLPLRMFISVDGDDVVRPDCPNASNPFHKCADYCSLRTSDQAKKQEGSKGVKKVVEARRHVDPNCRHASNPYHSCGPYCYEDEGESSYSSYSSSSFRQLKGEKKEEVKKTGDVDPMCKNASNPFHKCSDYCFRGSTDERKESVKDVGKGRDGDETKSNGNLNCPNASNPFHVCGSYCLPVIPKKGQNKGNIKKPTESSNCKYASNPFHNCSEFCSSGEGGFVPKKPEKRNVYSNPEKVSVKTDETVEVSTEAVKVSEKKPISRNSSTSCSESSKEHFQSFYEQELLERFGILRGNEDDLVETEKREMHLKHIDSFDLNHQFIAHCRQSNHEDFYQFEKVLIAEKSMGDWQMQDNQWINTCNSDGKISAYCLQKPSHESNQSEDGKTVIPSSSTIRFALLLLSVLYYIAHVIITGGVAMDQNTSRSKERKDEKTRCNVNCFDEMNRDM from the exons ATGGAGGAAGAGGATGGTAGCCCAAACTCTCTTTCTAAATCTCAAAATCAATCTCACTCCCAAGGAGGAACAACAGAGAggaacatgaagaagaagaagaacaagaagcatagTCTTCCTCTGAGGATGTTTATTTCAGTGGATGGAGATGATGTGGTGCGCCCTGACTGTCCTAATGCTTCCAATCCTTTCCACAAGTGTGCAGACTACTGTTCCTTGAGAACTTCTGACCAAGCTAAGAAACAGG AAGGAAGCAAGGGAGTGAAAAAGGTGGTGGAAGCAAGGAGGCATGTAGATCCAAACTGCAGACATGCATCAAATCCTTATCATTCATGTGGTCCATATTGTTATGAAGATGAAGGAGAGAGTTCATATAGTTCTTattcctcttcatcttttcGTCAATTAAAAG gggagaagaaggaagaggTAAAGAAGACTGGAGATGTGGATCCTATGTGTAAAAATGCATCTAATCCTTTTCACAAGTGTTCTGATTATTGCTTCAGAGGCAGCACAG ATGAAAGGAAGGAAAGTGTAAAGGATGTTGGAAAGGGGAGAGATGGAGATGAGACTAAAAGTAATGGGAATCTGAATTGTCCTAATGCATCCAATCCATTCCATGTTTGTGGGAGTTATTGCCTGCCAGTGATCCCAAAGAAAGGCCAGAACAAGGGAAATATAAAGAAGCCAACAGAGAGCTCAAACTGTAAATATGCTTCAAATCCTTTTCACAACTGTTCTGAATTCTGCTCCTCAg GGGAAGGAGGTTTTGTTCCaaagaaaccagagaaaaggAATGTCTATTCCAATCCTGAAAAAGTTTCAGTAAAAACTGATGAAACAG TAGAAGTAAGCACTGAAGCAGTGAAGGTCTCTGAGAAGAAGCCAATCAGCAGAAATTCATCTACTTCATGTTCTGAAAGCAGCAAGGAACATTTTCAGAGTTTTTATGAACAGGAATTACTAGAGAGAT TTGGGATTTTGAGAGGCAATGAGGATGATTTGGTGGAAACTGAGAAGAGGGAAATGCACCTTAAGCACATTGACTCCTTTGATTTAAACCATCAATTCATAGCACATTGCAGACAGAGCAATCATGAAGATTTCTACCAATTTGAGAaag TTTTGATTGCAGAGAAGAGCATGGGAGATTGGCAAATGCAGGATAATCAGTGGATTAATACTTGCAATTCAGACGGTAAAATTTCTGCATATTGCCTTCAAAAACCCTCCCATGAGAGTAACCAATCTGAGGATGGGAAGACTGTGATACCTTCTTCATCAACAATTCGCTTTGCATTGCTGCTACTTTCAGTCTTATATTACATTGCCCATGTTATTATCACTGGAGGTGTGGCAATGGACCAAAATACATCCAGAAGTAAAGAGAGGAAGGATGAAAAGACAAGATGCAACGTGAATTGTTTTGATGAAATGAATAGAGATATGTAA
- the LOC120258076 gene encoding uncharacterized protein LOC120258076 isoform X2 produces the protein MEEEDGSPNSLSKSQNQSHSQGGTTERNMKKKKNKKHSLPLRMFISVDGDDVVRPDCPNASNPFHKCADYCSLRTSDQAKKQEGSKGVKKVVEARRHVDPNCRHASNPYHSCGPYCYEDEGESSYSSYSSSSFRQLKGEKKEEVKKTGDVDPMCKNASNPFHKCSDYCFRGSTDERKESVKDVGKGRDGDETKSNGNLNCPNASNPFHVCGSYCLPVIPKKGQNKGNIKKPTESSNCKYASNPFHNCSEFCSSGEGGFVPKKPEKRNVYSNPEKVSVKTDETEVSTEAVKVSEKKPISRNSSTSCSESSKEHFQSFYEQELLERFGILRGNEDDLVETEKREMHLKHIDSFDLNHQFIAHCRQSNHEDFYQFEKVLIAEKSMGDWQMQDNQWINTCNSDGKISAYCLQKPSHESNQSEDGKTVIPSSSTIRFALLLLSVLYYIAHVIITGGVAMDQNTSRSKERKDEKTRCNVNCFDEMNRDM, from the exons ATGGAGGAAGAGGATGGTAGCCCAAACTCTCTTTCTAAATCTCAAAATCAATCTCACTCCCAAGGAGGAACAACAGAGAggaacatgaagaagaagaagaacaagaagcatagTCTTCCTCTGAGGATGTTTATTTCAGTGGATGGAGATGATGTGGTGCGCCCTGACTGTCCTAATGCTTCCAATCCTTTCCACAAGTGTGCAGACTACTGTTCCTTGAGAACTTCTGACCAAGCTAAGAAACAGG AAGGAAGCAAGGGAGTGAAAAAGGTGGTGGAAGCAAGGAGGCATGTAGATCCAAACTGCAGACATGCATCAAATCCTTATCATTCATGTGGTCCATATTGTTATGAAGATGAAGGAGAGAGTTCATATAGTTCTTattcctcttcatcttttcGTCAATTAAAAG gggagaagaaggaagaggTAAAGAAGACTGGAGATGTGGATCCTATGTGTAAAAATGCATCTAATCCTTTTCACAAGTGTTCTGATTATTGCTTCAGAGGCAGCACAG ATGAAAGGAAGGAAAGTGTAAAGGATGTTGGAAAGGGGAGAGATGGAGATGAGACTAAAAGTAATGGGAATCTGAATTGTCCTAATGCATCCAATCCATTCCATGTTTGTGGGAGTTATTGCCTGCCAGTGATCCCAAAGAAAGGCCAGAACAAGGGAAATATAAAGAAGCCAACAGAGAGCTCAAACTGTAAATATGCTTCAAATCCTTTTCACAACTGTTCTGAATTCTGCTCCTCAg GGGAAGGAGGTTTTGTTCCaaagaaaccagagaaaaggAATGTCTATTCCAATCCTGAAAAAGTTTCAGTAAAAACTGATGAAACAG AAGTAAGCACTGAAGCAGTGAAGGTCTCTGAGAAGAAGCCAATCAGCAGAAATTCATCTACTTCATGTTCTGAAAGCAGCAAGGAACATTTTCAGAGTTTTTATGAACAGGAATTACTAGAGAGAT TTGGGATTTTGAGAGGCAATGAGGATGATTTGGTGGAAACTGAGAAGAGGGAAATGCACCTTAAGCACATTGACTCCTTTGATTTAAACCATCAATTCATAGCACATTGCAGACAGAGCAATCATGAAGATTTCTACCAATTTGAGAaag TTTTGATTGCAGAGAAGAGCATGGGAGATTGGCAAATGCAGGATAATCAGTGGATTAATACTTGCAATTCAGACGGTAAAATTTCTGCATATTGCCTTCAAAAACCCTCCCATGAGAGTAACCAATCTGAGGATGGGAAGACTGTGATACCTTCTTCATCAACAATTCGCTTTGCATTGCTGCTACTTTCAGTCTTATATTACATTGCCCATGTTATTATCACTGGAGGTGTGGCAATGGACCAAAATACATCCAGAAGTAAAGAGAGGAAGGATGAAAAGACAAGATGCAACGTGAATTGTTTTGATGAAATGAATAGAGATATGTAA